A genomic region of Synechococcales cyanobacterium CNB contains the following coding sequences:
- a CDS encoding cyclodeaminase/cyclohydrolase family protein codes for MPGPIAAQSIAAFLDALASRTPTPGGGAAACLTGAVAASLAGMVVAYTLGRKDAEPNRDRLEDAARRFEAARVVLLRLADEDAEAYGALAPLLRLPESDPKRQADLPDALEAAIAAPRAAMAACSNVLRLLEAVEPISNRNLRSDLAIAAALSASAARAAAWNVSINLPLVADTDRRDEIESDTVTTLADLTERARRVEDRCRD; via the coding sequence ATGCCCGGCCCGATCGCTGCACAATCCATCGCCGCGTTCCTGGACGCGCTCGCGTCGCGGACGCCGACGCCCGGCGGCGGGGCGGCGGCGTGCCTCACCGGAGCGGTGGCGGCGTCGCTCGCGGGCATGGTCGTGGCGTACACGCTCGGCCGCAAGGATGCCGAGCCGAACCGCGACCGCCTCGAAGACGCGGCTCGGCGCTTCGAGGCAGCACGGGTCGTGTTGCTGCGGCTGGCGGACGAGGACGCGGAGGCTTACGGCGCGCTCGCGCCCCTGCTCAGGCTGCCGGAGAGCGATCCGAAGCGGCAGGCGGACCTGCCCGATGCGCTCGAAGCGGCGATCGCCGCGCCCAGGGCTGCGATGGCCGCGTGCTCGAACGTGCTGCGCCTGCTCGAAGCCGTCGAACCGATCTCGAACCGTAACCTGCGCAGCGACCTTGCGATCGCGGCGGCGCTTTCGGCGTCGGCGGCACGGGCGGCGGCCTGGAACGTCTCGATCAATCTGCCGCTCGTCGCGGACACCGACCGTCGCGACGAGATCGAGAGCGACACCGTGACGACGCTGGCCGACCTGACCGAGCGTGCCCGCCGCGTCGAGGACCGCTGCCGAGATTGA
- a CDS encoding D-tyrosyl-tRNA(Tyr) deacylase — translation MKCVIQRVSQASLDADGIAHAAIGPGLVVLAAVVEGDTDRDRDWTADKIAHLRVFEDDAGKMNRSVVEAGGGVLLVPNFTVAGDTRKGRRPSFDAAMRPPEAAAAFEALADALRTRGVPVSTGVFGAHMHVCLVNDGPVTLVLDSQA, via the coding sequence ATGAAGTGCGTCATCCAGAGAGTATCGCAGGCGTCGCTGGACGCGGACGGGATTGCTCACGCCGCCATCGGGCCGGGGCTGGTCGTGCTCGCCGCCGTCGTCGAGGGCGACACCGACCGCGACCGGGACTGGACGGCCGACAAGATCGCCCACCTCCGCGTCTTCGAGGACGACGCCGGCAAGATGAACCGCTCGGTCGTCGAGGCCGGAGGGGGCGTGCTGCTGGTGCCGAACTTCACCGTCGCCGGCGACACCCGCAAAGGCCGCCGACCATCCTTCGACGCGGCGATGCGCCCGCCGGAAGCAGCGGCGGCGTTCGAGGCCCTCGCGGACGCTCTGCGCACACGCGGCGTGCCGGTCTCGACCGGCGTCTTCGGCGCGCATATGCACGTCTGCCTCGTGAACGACGGCCCGGTCACGCTCGTGCTGGACTCGCAGGCGTGA
- a CDS encoding ATP-binding cassette domain-containing protein — MPPGTDSKRDAPVEVRTEALGKSFGDHVVLRDVNVEIASGEIVAVVGASGSGKTVLLDLIIGLLTPTEGRVLVADHSRPGAPLADPATLDDDEFDAVRRHWAVVFQRNALFSGSVYENIALLLREHESMGEDEIERRARTALAACALDVEDVLHKDRDNLSGGMAKRVAIARAIALDPIVIFYDEPTTGLDPVVSGGIHELIWNLHHTPRADGARRTTIVITHDRELLRRLAPRVVMLHEGGVCYDGSYAGFGRADCPPAREYLEVMPALHARPTPG, encoded by the coding sequence ATGCCGCCCGGAACGGACTCCAAACGCGACGCGCCCGTCGAAGTGCGCACGGAAGCCCTCGGCAAGTCGTTCGGCGACCACGTCGTGCTGCGCGACGTGAACGTCGAGATCGCGTCCGGCGAGATCGTGGCCGTAGTCGGAGCGAGCGGCTCGGGCAAGACCGTCCTCCTGGACCTCATCATCGGACTGCTCACGCCCACCGAAGGGCGGGTGCTGGTGGCCGACCACAGCCGCCCGGGAGCGCCGCTCGCCGACCCCGCGACCCTGGACGACGACGAGTTCGACGCCGTGCGCCGGCACTGGGCCGTCGTCTTCCAACGCAACGCGCTCTTCTCCGGGAGCGTCTACGAGAACATCGCCCTCCTGCTCCGCGAGCACGAGTCGATGGGCGAGGACGAGATCGAGCGGCGGGCACGCACCGCGCTTGCGGCCTGCGCGCTCGACGTCGAGGACGTCCTGCACAAGGACCGCGACAACCTCTCCGGCGGGATGGCCAAGCGCGTCGCCATCGCACGCGCCATCGCCCTCGACCCCATCGTCATCTTCTACGACGAGCCGACGACCGGCCTCGACCCCGTCGTCTCCGGCGGCATCCACGAACTCATCTGGAACCTGCACCACACGCCCAGAGCCGACGGAGCACGCCGCACCACCATCGTCATCACGCACGACCGCGAACTGCTGCGCCGGCTCGCGCCGCGCGTCGTCATGCTGCATGAGGGTGGGGTGTGCTACGACGGCTCGTACGCGGGCTTCGGGCGCGCGGACTGCCCGCCGGCCCGGGAGTATCTCGAAGTGATGCCCGCCCTGCACGCACGACCGACGCCGGGGTGA
- a CDS encoding stage II sporulation protein E: protein MSAVDVSGVAELPILTELLREVSRATRPHDVPAAFARHFWKVRPYDYLLSVSVRGLPRGQYKITRRIIPASRQPPGAPDPWREWDTIPAHAGGFVGRVLERPEPQLFQHLDLRGDEVLGDELAEMGSCIASPVFDHGEPLNWTFTFRRDPEGFTKAGLAEHVLITNMVGATTRTLLHASRVDELNGALTRQLEEVARVQQSLLPKRVPSVPGLLIATSYLTSDEAGGDYYDFFRLADGRLGVLIADVAGHGAAAATVMAMLHAILHGYEGPDSSPLAVMRYANRRLHSASLEGSFVTAFFAAVDPATGEVRFARAGHNPPRHKHGPNGHVTPLEGGGGLPLGLAPDFDGEEDAVQLERDDTLILYTDGITEAFGPNREMFGVERLDAALERCSGHPECVVESVHTALYEHTRARTRDDDQTLVAMRYLGRV from the coding sequence ATGTCCGCCGTAGACGTATCCGGGGTGGCGGAGCTGCCGATCCTGACGGAGCTGCTCCGAGAGGTCAGCCGCGCGACCCGCCCGCACGACGTGCCCGCCGCGTTCGCCCGGCATTTCTGGAAGGTCCGGCCCTACGACTACCTGCTGTCGGTGTCGGTGCGGGGGCTGCCGCGCGGGCAGTACAAGATCACGCGCCGGATCATCCCCGCTTCGAGGCAGCCGCCCGGCGCGCCCGACCCGTGGCGCGAGTGGGACACGATCCCCGCCCACGCCGGCGGATTCGTCGGCCGCGTGCTGGAACGCCCCGAGCCGCAGCTGTTCCAGCACCTGGACCTGCGCGGCGACGAGGTGCTGGGCGACGAACTGGCCGAGATGGGCAGCTGCATTGCCAGCCCGGTCTTCGACCACGGCGAGCCGCTCAACTGGACGTTCACGTTCCGGCGCGACCCCGAAGGGTTCACGAAGGCGGGGCTGGCCGAGCACGTGCTGATCACCAACATGGTCGGCGCGACGACGCGGACGCTGCTGCACGCCTCGCGGGTGGACGAGCTGAACGGCGCGCTGACGCGACAGCTTGAGGAGGTGGCGCGGGTACAGCAGTCGCTGCTGCCCAAGCGCGTGCCGAGCGTGCCGGGGCTGCTCATCGCCACCAGTTACCTGACCTCCGACGAGGCTGGTGGCGACTACTACGACTTCTTCAGACTCGCCGACGGCCGCCTCGGGGTGCTGATCGCGGACGTCGCCGGACACGGCGCTGCCGCCGCCACCGTGATGGCGATGCTGCACGCCATCCTCCACGGCTACGAGGGGCCGGACTCCTCTCCCCTTGCGGTGATGCGCTACGCCAATCGCCGCCTGCACTCGGCCTCGCTGGAGGGGAGCTTCGTCACCGCCTTCTTCGCGGCCGTGGACCCGGCGACCGGCGAGGTCCGCTTCGCGCGCGCCGGGCACAACCCCCCGCGCCACAAGCACGGGCCGAACGGGCACGTCACCCCGCTCGAAGGGGGGGGCGGTCTGCCGCTGGGCCTCGCGCCGGACTTCGACGGCGAGGAGGACGCCGTGCAGCTCGAACGCGACGACACGCTCATCCTCTACACCGACGGCATCACCGAGGCCTTCGGCCCGAACCGCGAGATGTTCGGCGTCGAACGCCTCGACGCCGCTCTCGAACGATGCTCCGGCCACCCCGAGTGCGTCGTCGAGTCGGTCCACACCGCCCTCTACGAGCACACCCGGGCACGCACACGCGACGACGACCAGACCCTCGTGGCGATGCGCTACCTGGGGAGAGTGTGA